A genomic window from Lycium barbarum isolate Lr01 chromosome 4, ASM1917538v2, whole genome shotgun sequence includes:
- the LOC132635823 gene encoding homeobox-leucine zipper protein ATHB-15-like isoform X2 — protein MMAVTSSCKDKLGIDSGKYVRYTPEQVEALERVYHECPKPSSLRRQQLIRECPILSNIEPKQIKVWFQNRRCREKQRKESSRLQAVNRKLTAMNKLLMEENDRLQKQVSQLVYENSFFRQQTQTAALPTTDNNSCESVVTSGQHNLTPQRPPRDASPAGLLSLAEETLTEFLSKATGTAVEWVQMPGMKPGPDSIGIIAISHGCSGVASRACGLVGLEPTRVAEILKDRPSWFRDCRAVDVLNVMSTGTGGTIELLYMQLYAPTTLAPARDFWLMRYTSVMEDGSLVVCERSLNNTQNGPSMPPVQSFVRADILPSGYLIRPCEGGGSIIHIVDHMDLEPWSVPEVLRPLYESSMLLSQRTTMAALRHLRQISQEISHPTVTGWGRRPAALRALGQRLSKGFNEAVNGFTDEGWSMLESDGMDDVTILVNSSPSKLMGANLSYANGFPSMSSAVLCAKASMLLQNVPPAILLRFLREHRSEWADSGIDAYSAAAVKAGPCSIPVTRTGGFGGQIILPLAHTIEHEEFMEVIRLESIGHYQDDMMMPGDIFLLQLCNGVDENAVGACAELMFAPIDASFADDAPLLPSGFRIIPLDSKADASSPNRTLDLASTLEAGSRPTGDYSKNSGCTKSVMTIAFQFAFEIHLQENIAAMARQYVRSIISSVQRVALALSPSRIGSLPGLRSPPGTPEAQTLARWICQSYRFFLGVDLLKSVSGGSESILKEIWDHSDALMCCSLKQLPVFTFTNEAGLDMLETTLVALQDITLEKIFDDNGRKALFSELPQIMQQGFACLQGGICLSSMGRPISYERAVAWKVLNEEEDAHCICFMFINWSFV, from the exons ATGATGGCTGTGACATCAAGCTGTAAAGACAAACTGGGGATAGACAGTGGGAAATATGTTAGGTACACACCTGAGCAGGTAGAGGCTTTGGAAAGGGTGTATCATGAATGTCCAAAGCCCAGTTCACTCCGTCGTCAGCAGCTGATTCGAGAGTGTCCGATTCTATCCAACATCGAGCCAAAACAGATCAAAGTTTGGTTTCAGAACAGAAG ATGTAGAGAGAAGCAACGTAAAGAATCATCGCGGCTTCAAGCTGTGAACAGAAAATTGACAGCAATGAATAAGCTGTTGATGGAAGAGAATGATAGGCTGCAGAAGCAAGTTTCACAGTTGGTGTATGAGAATAGCTTTTTCCGCCAACAGACTCAAACT GCAGCCCTTCCCACCACAGATAACAATAGTTGTGAATCTGTGGTGACGAGTGGTCAACACAACTTGACCCCTCAGCGTCCGCCAAGGGATGCAAGCCCTGCGGG ACTTTTGTCCTTAGCAGAGGAAACTTTAACAGAGTTTTTATCAAAGGCAACGGGAACCGCTGTGGAGTGGGTCCAAATGCCTGGGATGAAG CCTGGTCCGGATTCCATTGGAATCATTGCTATTTCTCATGGTTGCTCAGGAGTAGCCTCGCGTGCTTGTGGCCTTGTGGGTCTAGAGCCTACAAGA GTTGCTGAAATCCTTAAAGATAGACCGTCGTGGTTTCGTGACTGCCGAGCGGTGGATGTTCTCAATGTGATGTCCACTGGGACCGGTGGAACCATTGAATTGCTATACATGCAG CTCTATGCACCTACTACACTGGCACCAGCTCGTGACTTCTGGTTAATGCGGTATACATCTGTTATGGAAGATGGTAGCCTTGTG GTATGTGAGAGATCTCTGAACAACACTCAGAATGGTCCTAGTATGCCACCCGTGCAGAGTTTCGTGAGAGCAGATATACTGCCAAGTGGATATCTGATACGACCCTGTGAAGGGGGTGGTTCTATCATTCACATAGTTGACCATATGGATTTAGAG CCATGGAGTGTGCCTGAAGTGTTGCGTCCACTGTATGAGTCATCAATGCTGCTGTCGCAGAGGACAACTATGGCG GCATTACGTCACTTGAGACAAATTTCTCAAGAAATTTCTCATCCTACTGTCACTGGTTGGGGAAGAAGACCTGCAGCTTTGCGCGCGCTTGGTCAAAGATTGAGCAA GGGTTTTAACGAGGCCGTTAATGGTTTTACCGATGAGGGATGGTCTATGCTTGAAAGTGATGGTATGGATGATGTTACTATTCTTGTCAACTCATCGCCCAGCAAATTGATGGGTGCAAATCTCTCTTACGCCAATGGATTTCCATCAATGAGCAGTGCTGTGCTATGTGCCAAGGCTTCTATGCTTCTACAG AACGTACCTCCTGCCATTCTGCTAAGGTTCTTGCGGGAACATCGATCGGAATGGGCAGACAGTGGTATTGATGCTTATTCAGCTGCTGCAGTTAAAGCTGGTCCATGCAGCATACCAGTCACTCGAACTGGAGGTTTTGGTGGACAAATCATTCTTCCGCTGGCTCACACTATTGAACATGAAGAG TTTATGGAGGTGATAAGACTTGAAAGCATTGGCCACTATCAAGACGACATGATGATGCCTGGTGACATCTTCCTTTTGCAA CTTTGTAATGGAGTGGATGAGAATGCCGTTGGAGCATGTGCAGAGCTCATGTTTGCTCCTATTGATGCCTCTTTTGCTGATGATGCTCCTCTCCTTCCCTCTGGTTTTCGTATCATTCCTCTGGACTCCAAGGCA GATGCCTCCAGTCCAAACCGCACACTGGATCTTGCATCAACTCTTGAGGCTGGAAGTCGACCTACTGGGGATTATTCCAAGAACTCTGGTTGCACCAAATCGGTTATGACAATAGCATTTCAATTTGCATTTGAGATCCATCTTCAAGAAAACATAGCTGCCATGGCACGTCAATATGTCCGCAGTATCATATCATCTGTTCAGAGGGTTGCTCTGGCTCTTTCTCCATCACGTATTGGTTCTCTTCCTGGTCTAAGGTCTCCACCTGGCACACCTGAAGCCCAGACCCTTGCCCGTTGGATTTGCCAAAGCTATAG GTTCTTCTTAGGCGTGGATCTGCTCAAATCTGTTAGTGGAGGAAGTGAATCCATCCTGAAAGAAATTTGGGATCACTCAGATGCTCTCATGTGTTGCTCTTTGAAG CAACTGCCAGTTTTCACATTCACGAATGAGGCAGGCCTTGACATGCTAGAAACCACCTTGGTAGCCCTTCAAGATATTACTCTCGAAAAGATTTTCGACGACAATGGAAGAAAGGCGCTCTTCTCTGAGCTTCCACAGATAATGCAGCAG GGTTTTGCTTGTCTTCAAGGTGGTATCTGTTTATCAAGTATGGGAAGGCCAATATCATATGAGAGAGCTGTCGCTTGGAAAGTATTGAATGAAGAAGAAGATGCCCATTGTATATGTTTCATGTTCATCAATTGGTCTTTTGTCTGA
- the LOC132635823 gene encoding homeobox-leucine zipper protein ATHB-15-like isoform X1 has product MMAVTSSCKDKLGIDSGKYVRYTPEQVEALERVYHECPKPSSLRRQQLIRECPILSNIEPKQIKVWFQNRRCREKQRKESSRLQAVNRKLTAMNKLLMEENDRLQKQVSQLVYENSFFRQQTQTAALPTTDNNSCESVVTSGQHNLTPQRPPRDASPAGLLSLAEETLTEFLSKATGTAVEWVQMPGMKPGPDSIGIIAISHGCSGVASRACGLVGLEPTRVAEILKDRPSWFRDCRAVDVLNVMSTGTGGTIELLYMQLYAPTTLAPARDFWLMRYTSVMEDGSLVVCERSLNNTQNGPSMPPVQSFVRADILPSGYLIRPCEGGGSIIHIVDHMDLEPWSVPEVLRPLYESSMLLSQRTTMAALRHLRQISQEISHPTVTGWGRRPAALRALGQRLSKGFNEAVNGFTDEGWSMLESDGMDDVTILVNSSPSKLMGANLSYANGFPSMSSAVLCAKASMLLQNVPPAILLRFLREHRSEWADSGIDAYSAAAVKAGPCSIPVTRTGGFGGQIILPLAHTIEHEEFMEVIRLESIGHYQDDMMMPGDIFLLQLCNGVDENAVGACAELMFAPIDASFADDAPLLPSGFRIIPLDSKAVSILAKCSLELQVFSQSSVNLFLKSMQDASSPNRTLDLASTLEAGSRPTGDYSKNSGCTKSVMTIAFQFAFEIHLQENIAAMARQYVRSIISSVQRVALALSPSRIGSLPGLRSPPGTPEAQTLARWICQSYRFFLGVDLLKSVSGGSESILKEIWDHSDALMCCSLKQLPVFTFTNEAGLDMLETTLVALQDITLEKIFDDNGRKALFSELPQIMQQGFACLQGGICLSSMGRPISYERAVAWKVLNEEEDAHCICFMFINWSFV; this is encoded by the exons ATGATGGCTGTGACATCAAGCTGTAAAGACAAACTGGGGATAGACAGTGGGAAATATGTTAGGTACACACCTGAGCAGGTAGAGGCTTTGGAAAGGGTGTATCATGAATGTCCAAAGCCCAGTTCACTCCGTCGTCAGCAGCTGATTCGAGAGTGTCCGATTCTATCCAACATCGAGCCAAAACAGATCAAAGTTTGGTTTCAGAACAGAAG ATGTAGAGAGAAGCAACGTAAAGAATCATCGCGGCTTCAAGCTGTGAACAGAAAATTGACAGCAATGAATAAGCTGTTGATGGAAGAGAATGATAGGCTGCAGAAGCAAGTTTCACAGTTGGTGTATGAGAATAGCTTTTTCCGCCAACAGACTCAAACT GCAGCCCTTCCCACCACAGATAACAATAGTTGTGAATCTGTGGTGACGAGTGGTCAACACAACTTGACCCCTCAGCGTCCGCCAAGGGATGCAAGCCCTGCGGG ACTTTTGTCCTTAGCAGAGGAAACTTTAACAGAGTTTTTATCAAAGGCAACGGGAACCGCTGTGGAGTGGGTCCAAATGCCTGGGATGAAG CCTGGTCCGGATTCCATTGGAATCATTGCTATTTCTCATGGTTGCTCAGGAGTAGCCTCGCGTGCTTGTGGCCTTGTGGGTCTAGAGCCTACAAGA GTTGCTGAAATCCTTAAAGATAGACCGTCGTGGTTTCGTGACTGCCGAGCGGTGGATGTTCTCAATGTGATGTCCACTGGGACCGGTGGAACCATTGAATTGCTATACATGCAG CTCTATGCACCTACTACACTGGCACCAGCTCGTGACTTCTGGTTAATGCGGTATACATCTGTTATGGAAGATGGTAGCCTTGTG GTATGTGAGAGATCTCTGAACAACACTCAGAATGGTCCTAGTATGCCACCCGTGCAGAGTTTCGTGAGAGCAGATATACTGCCAAGTGGATATCTGATACGACCCTGTGAAGGGGGTGGTTCTATCATTCACATAGTTGACCATATGGATTTAGAG CCATGGAGTGTGCCTGAAGTGTTGCGTCCACTGTATGAGTCATCAATGCTGCTGTCGCAGAGGACAACTATGGCG GCATTACGTCACTTGAGACAAATTTCTCAAGAAATTTCTCATCCTACTGTCACTGGTTGGGGAAGAAGACCTGCAGCTTTGCGCGCGCTTGGTCAAAGATTGAGCAA GGGTTTTAACGAGGCCGTTAATGGTTTTACCGATGAGGGATGGTCTATGCTTGAAAGTGATGGTATGGATGATGTTACTATTCTTGTCAACTCATCGCCCAGCAAATTGATGGGTGCAAATCTCTCTTACGCCAATGGATTTCCATCAATGAGCAGTGCTGTGCTATGTGCCAAGGCTTCTATGCTTCTACAG AACGTACCTCCTGCCATTCTGCTAAGGTTCTTGCGGGAACATCGATCGGAATGGGCAGACAGTGGTATTGATGCTTATTCAGCTGCTGCAGTTAAAGCTGGTCCATGCAGCATACCAGTCACTCGAACTGGAGGTTTTGGTGGACAAATCATTCTTCCGCTGGCTCACACTATTGAACATGAAGAG TTTATGGAGGTGATAAGACTTGAAAGCATTGGCCACTATCAAGACGACATGATGATGCCTGGTGACATCTTCCTTTTGCAA CTTTGTAATGGAGTGGATGAGAATGCCGTTGGAGCATGTGCAGAGCTCATGTTTGCTCCTATTGATGCCTCTTTTGCTGATGATGCTCCTCTCCTTCCCTCTGGTTTTCGTATCATTCCTCTGGACTCCAAGGCAGTGAGTATACTTGCCAAATGTAGTCTGGAATTGCAAGTTTTCTCGCAAAGTTCTGTTAATTTATTTCTCAAATCAATGCAGGATGCCTCCAGTCCAAACCGCACACTGGATCTTGCATCAACTCTTGAGGCTGGAAGTCGACCTACTGGGGATTATTCCAAGAACTCTGGTTGCACCAAATCGGTTATGACAATAGCATTTCAATTTGCATTTGAGATCCATCTTCAAGAAAACATAGCTGCCATGGCACGTCAATATGTCCGCAGTATCATATCATCTGTTCAGAGGGTTGCTCTGGCTCTTTCTCCATCACGTATTGGTTCTCTTCCTGGTCTAAGGTCTCCACCTGGCACACCTGAAGCCCAGACCCTTGCCCGTTGGATTTGCCAAAGCTATAG GTTCTTCTTAGGCGTGGATCTGCTCAAATCTGTTAGTGGAGGAAGTGAATCCATCCTGAAAGAAATTTGGGATCACTCAGATGCTCTCATGTGTTGCTCTTTGAAG CAACTGCCAGTTTTCACATTCACGAATGAGGCAGGCCTTGACATGCTAGAAACCACCTTGGTAGCCCTTCAAGATATTACTCTCGAAAAGATTTTCGACGACAATGGAAGAAAGGCGCTCTTCTCTGAGCTTCCACAGATAATGCAGCAG GGTTTTGCTTGTCTTCAAGGTGGTATCTGTTTATCAAGTATGGGAAGGCCAATATCATATGAGAGAGCTGTCGCTTGGAAAGTATTGAATGAAGAAGAAGATGCCCATTGTATATGTTTCATGTTCATCAATTGGTCTTTTGTCTGA